One window of Halopseudomonas maritima genomic DNA carries:
- a CDS encoding DUF4365 domain-containing protein, protein MSFPKYNQTNSQERLGVNAVAEAMAKTGQIWRETPMADVGIDGQIEYVSPEGFATGRMIAVQIKSGPSFFKESKGDWVFHPEKKHRFYWERFPLPVLIIIHNPDTNLSYWQDARQALRVAKPSDAKGISIPKSNVLQATSAQTLFEGFAVIDQDFMSVEEVLDYLIKTKSGSASFPVSYLNLFCSGLTNICRSLYFGMDVAMTVAEVELHNKNSPFGIGVGDPEQNFLFDYIKFIVHQRIADVDFSDCMIDWYDREMQPSFMAPLTSRGKELVRLIHDLEGKLKSEGKIEDTGNLHAAQEGFVQLLFTPSEIQRIELTNKVQSEYLKNA, encoded by the coding sequence ATGAGCTTCCCCAAATATAATCAGACTAATTCTCAAGAAAGGTTAGGAGTAAATGCTGTAGCTGAAGCTATGGCAAAAACTGGCCAGATTTGGCGTGAAACTCCAATGGCTGACGTTGGGATTGATGGTCAGATTGAATATGTTAGTCCTGAAGGGTTCGCAACTGGAAGGATGATTGCTGTTCAAATAAAGTCAGGGCCATCATTCTTTAAAGAGAGCAAAGGAGATTGGGTTTTCCACCCAGAGAAGAAACATCGATTTTACTGGGAAAGATTCCCGTTGCCTGTACTTATAATTATTCACAATCCAGATACCAATTTAAGTTACTGGCAAGATGCTCGTCAGGCCTTAAGGGTTGCCAAGCCATCAGATGCAAAGGGCATTAGTATACCCAAGTCAAATGTCCTACAAGCTACCAGCGCTCAAACTCTCTTTGAGGGGTTTGCGGTGATAGATCAAGATTTTATGTCAGTCGAAGAAGTTTTGGACTATTTGATTAAGACGAAAAGTGGCAGCGCATCATTCCCTGTCTCCTATTTAAATCTATTCTGCTCAGGCCTGACTAATATCTGTCGCTCTTTGTACTTTGGTATGGATGTAGCGATGACCGTGGCAGAAGTTGAATTACATAATAAAAACTCACCCTTCGGAATCGGGGTGGGCGACCCTGAGCAGAACTTCCTGTTTGATTATATAAAATTCATTGTACACCAGCGTATAGCTGATGTTGATTTCTCGGATTGCATGATTGATTGGTATGATCGCGAAATGCAGCCATCATTTATGGCGCCACTGACCTCTAGAGGTAAAGAATTAGTTCGGCTTATCCATGATTTAGAAGGTAAACTTAAGTCGGAAGGGAAAATAGAAGACACTGGGAACTTGCATGCAGCACAAGAGGGTTTTGTGCAACTCCTATTTACCCCAAGCGAGATACAGAGAATTGAACTTACAAACAAAGTTCAGAGTGAGTACTTAAAGAATGCCTAA
- a CDS encoding DUF6864 domain-containing function, whose protein sequence is MIRIGGLSLIQSHTLLIPATESAFIQIKPEDAESPLEVEIRFIEEELQGDEKKRPKSGLSIEPNDDYATITFKNWISPLGSSLQKAIPFASSEEGDEILLMASANKSGDVYVLNIQFLRKEASDE, encoded by the coding sequence TTGATTAGAATTGGCGGGCTGTCTTTAATCCAGTCTCACACTTTGCTGATACCTGCGACTGAGTCGGCTTTCATCCAGATTAAACCCGAGGATGCTGAATCTCCTCTAGAGGTCGAGATTCGCTTTATCGAAGAAGAACTCCAAGGAGACGAAAAGAAACGGCCCAAGTCTGGGCTTTCGATAGAACCAAACGACGACTACGCAACAATTACTTTCAAAAACTGGATTTCACCTTTGGGTTCGTCGCTCCAAAAGGCAATACCATTTGCTTCGAGCGAAGAAGGTGATGAGATTCTGCTCATGGCCTCCGCCAATAAATCTGGTGACGTTTACGTGTTGAACATCCAGTTTTTGCGAAAGGAGGCGAGCGATGAGTAG
- a CDS encoding zinc-binding alcohol dehydrogenase family protein codes for MKAIGYFEAGALDRADALIDLQLPMPAPGPQDLLVKVAAVSVNPVDTKIRSRRSATGDTPEVIGWDAVGEVVSCGSAVSGFAAGDRVYYAGALERPGSNAEYQLVDARIAAHAPLSLSAAEAAALPLTAITAWELLFDRLAVNEGGGEGQTLLVVGAAGGVGSILVQLARQLTKLTVVGTAARAESVEWVKGLGAHHVIDHSQPLLPQLQALGIKDVELIASLTHTDQHYPQYGDCIAPQGRLGVIDDFGPLDMSVLKRKCASFHWEFMFTRSLFETADMAEQGKLLQRVAELVDAGTLRSTLGEHYGAINAANLKRAHALLESGKARGKLVLEGF; via the coding sequence ATGAAAGCAATTGGATACTTTGAAGCTGGCGCGCTGGACCGCGCCGATGCCCTGATTGACCTGCAACTGCCCATGCCCGCCCCCGGCCCGCAGGACCTGCTGGTCAAGGTCGCCGCTGTGTCGGTTAACCCGGTCGACACCAAGATCCGTTCGCGCCGCTCTGCTACTGGCGATACCCCGGAAGTCATCGGTTGGGACGCGGTCGGTGAGGTGGTCAGCTGCGGCAGCGCCGTTTCCGGCTTCGCGGCTGGCGACCGGGTCTACTACGCCGGTGCGCTGGAGCGGCCCGGCAGCAACGCCGAGTATCAACTGGTCGACGCCCGCATTGCCGCCCACGCGCCGCTGTCGTTGTCCGCTGCCGAAGCCGCCGCCCTGCCGCTGACCGCGATCACCGCCTGGGAGCTGCTGTTTGATCGGTTGGCTGTGAATGAGGGCGGCGGTGAGGGCCAGACCCTGCTGGTGGTTGGCGCCGCCGGTGGCGTCGGCTCGATTCTGGTCCAGCTCGCCCGCCAGCTGACCAAGCTCACTGTGGTTGGCACTGCCGCCCGCGCCGAGAGCGTTGAGTGGGTCAAGGGGCTGGGCGCGCATCATGTCATCGACCACAGCCAGCCGCTGCTGCCGCAGTTGCAGGCGCTGGGTATCAAAGACGTGGAGTTGATCGCCTCGCTGACCCACACCGATCAGCACTACCCGCAATACGGCGACTGCATCGCCCCGCAAGGCCGCCTGGGCGTGATCGACGACTTTGGCCCGCTCGACATGAGCGTGCTCAAGCGCAAGTGCGCGTCCTTCCACTGGGAGTTCATGTTTACCCGCAGCCTGTTCGAAACTGCCGACATGGCAGAGCAGGGCAAGTTGCTGCAGCGGGTGGCCGAACTGGTCGACGCCGGCACCCTGCGCAGCACCCTGGGTGAGCACTACGGCGCGATCAACGCGGCCAACCTCAAGCGCGCCCATGCGTTGCTGGAGAGTGGCAAGGCGCGGGGCAAATTGGTGTTGGAGGGGTTCTGA
- a CDS encoding LysR family transcriptional regulator, with product MKIQRLDDLALFLTTVDAGSFSAAARQLDVAPAVASAAIKRLEAQLGVRLFERTTRRLRLSEAGERFLPDARQAWQHLRDAEQALDADAHALTGTLRLTLPSNLARSHLLDWLEDYLAERPAVRLEMQVSDRVADLYQQPIDLAVRYGQPEDSRFIALPLAPDNRRVLVASPDYLARHGKPGSLSELQQHACLLYRLGDAVHDRWRFDLPGEPQIKVRGTRISDDGDVVRLWALRGLGVAYKSYLDVSRELASGELVQLLPELPGELAPVHLLLIHRQRLNPALRELAQAMARFCQQL from the coding sequence ATGAAAATCCAACGACTCGATGACCTGGCGCTGTTCCTCACTACGGTAGACGCCGGCAGCTTTTCTGCCGCGGCGCGCCAGCTGGACGTGGCCCCGGCGGTCGCCAGTGCGGCGATCAAGCGGCTGGAAGCGCAGCTGGGCGTGCGGCTGTTCGAGCGCACCACTCGCCGCCTGCGCCTGAGCGAGGCGGGCGAGCGCTTTCTGCCCGATGCACGGCAGGCCTGGCAACACCTGCGAGATGCCGAACAGGCGCTGGACGCCGACGCCCACGCGCTGACCGGCACCCTGCGCCTGACCCTGCCATCCAACCTGGCGCGCAGCCATCTGCTCGACTGGCTGGAGGACTATTTGGCCGAGCGCCCGGCGGTGCGGCTGGAGATGCAGGTGAGTGATCGGGTGGCCGACCTGTACCAGCAGCCAATTGATCTGGCGGTGCGCTACGGCCAACCGGAAGACTCGCGCTTTATCGCCCTGCCGCTGGCCCCCGACAACCGCCGGGTGCTGGTCGCCTCACCGGATTATCTGGCCCGACACGGCAAACCCGGCTCGCTGAGCGAGCTGCAGCAGCACGCCTGCCTGCTCTATCGGTTGGGCGACGCGGTGCACGACCGTTGGCGCTTCGACCTGCCGGGCGAGCCACAGATCAAGGTGCGTGGTACGCGTATCAGCGACGATGGTGACGTGGTGCGGCTGTGGGCGCTGCGGGGGCTGGGCGTGGCGTACAAGTCTTATCTGGATGTATCCCGCGAGCTGGCCTCGGGCGAGCTGGTGCAACTATTGCCGGAGCTGCCAGGCGAGCTGGCGCCCGTGCACCTGTTGCTTATTCATCGCCAGCGCCTGAACCCGGCGCTGCGCGAACTGGCACAGGCGATGGCGCGCTTCTGTCAGCAGCTATGA
- a CDS encoding aminopeptidase yields the protein MKGFATLGLGVCLLWLSGCSSVGYLYQSWQGQRALMARAEPIEPLIADPQTDPQLAERLRTASQIRRYAVAALALPDNTTYTRYAALPGAYPLWNLFVTDELSLAPVQHCYPFFGCIAYKGYFDQARAEQAAADWRARGKDVYVAGIPAYSTLGWYDDPLFSSMLHWSDDYLAEMLFHELAHQRFYVRNDTAFNESYASFVGRQGQREWLESAGRAAQDPAGRERERGFVELVLAARSELEMLYQSDQPDAAKRRDKAAILTQLRSDYATLRDSQWNGDPRFDHWFAADLNNARLLPFGLYDQWVPAFACLYQRSNGWADFHQRVEALGALEPEARTAALGQQCGE from the coding sequence ATGAAGGGCTTCGCCACCCTTGGCCTCGGTGTCTGTCTGCTTTGGTTGTCGGGCTGCAGCTCGGTCGGCTACCTGTATCAGAGCTGGCAGGGCCAGCGCGCGCTGATGGCTCGCGCCGAGCCCATTGAGCCGCTGATTGCCGACCCGCAGACCGACCCGCAACTGGCCGAGCGCCTGCGCACCGCCAGTCAGATTCGCCGTTACGCGGTGGCGGCGCTGGCCCTGCCGGACAACACCACCTATACCCGCTACGCCGCGCTGCCCGGCGCCTATCCGCTGTGGAATCTGTTTGTCACCGACGAGCTGTCATTGGCGCCGGTGCAGCACTGCTACCCCTTCTTCGGTTGCATCGCCTACAAGGGCTATTTTGATCAGGCCCGCGCCGAGCAGGCCGCCGCCGATTGGCGTGCGCGGGGTAAAGACGTCTACGTCGCGGGTATTCCGGCCTATTCCACCCTCGGCTGGTACGACGACCCGCTGTTCAGCTCCATGCTGCACTGGAGCGACGACTACCTGGCCGAGATGCTGTTTCACGAGCTGGCGCACCAGCGGTTTTATGTGAGGAATGACACCGCCTTCAACGAGTCCTACGCCAGCTTTGTCGGTCGGCAGGGGCAGCGTGAATGGCTTGAGAGTGCGGGGCGCGCAGCCCAGGATCCGGCCGGACGCGAGCGCGAGCGTGGGTTTGTTGAGCTGGTACTGGCGGCGCGTAGCGAGCTGGAGATGCTGTATCAGAGCGACCAGCCAGACGCTGCCAAGCGCCGCGACAAGGCTGCGATTCTCACCCAGCTGCGCAGCGACTACGCCACCCTGCGCGATAGCCAGTGGAACGGTGATCCGCGCTTCGACCACTGGTTTGCCGCTGACCTGAACAACGCGAGGCTGCTGCCGTTTGGCCTTTACGACCAGTGGGTTCCGGCCTTTGCGTGTCTGTATCAGCGCAGCAACGGCTGGGCCGACTTTCACCAGCGGGTTGAGGCGCTAGGTGCGTTGGAGCCGGAGGCGCGCACCGCCGCGCTGGGGCAGCAGTGCGGCGAGTAG
- a CDS encoding LysR family transcriptional regulator: protein MARELPSLNALRAFEAAARLESVSQAATELHVTHGAVSRQIRQLEDELGVALFSKAGRGISLTPAGRQLRDACREAFDGLRDSCVALRQEQLQAPFLLACPGSLLARWFIPRLDRLNAELPELNLHLSASEGELDPRRPGVSATLLYAAPPWPADMRVYPLRQERIGPVLSPRYAGAARLLDQPAEALLGEALLHTRSRPGAWTDWADLQGLDASQLRTGQGFEHLYYLLEAALSGLGVAIAPQLLVADDIAAGRLLAPWGFVETRHQLGLWVPERQPQGPAQQLADWLGHALQQADA from the coding sequence ATGGCCAGAGAGCTTCCCTCACTGAATGCCCTGCGTGCCTTTGAAGCAGCAGCCCGGCTGGAAAGCGTGAGTCAGGCGGCGACTGAGCTGCACGTTACCCACGGCGCGGTCAGTCGGCAGATTCGTCAGCTTGAGGACGAGCTGGGCGTCGCGCTGTTCAGCAAGGCCGGGCGCGGAATCAGCCTGACCCCGGCCGGCCGCCAACTGCGCGACGCCTGCCGCGAGGCGTTCGACGGCTTGCGTGACAGCTGCGTGGCGCTGCGTCAGGAACAGCTACAAGCGCCCTTTCTGCTCGCTTGCCCCGGCAGCCTATTGGCGCGCTGGTTTATCCCGCGGCTGGACCGCCTGAACGCCGAGCTGCCCGAGCTGAACCTGCACCTGTCTGCCTCTGAAGGTGAGCTGGACCCGCGCCGCCCCGGCGTCAGCGCCACTCTGCTCTACGCCGCGCCGCCGTGGCCGGCCGACATGCGGGTGTATCCGCTGCGCCAGGAGCGCATTGGCCCGGTGCTCAGCCCGCGCTACGCAGGTGCCGCCCGCTTGCTCGACCAACCCGCCGAGGCGCTGTTGGGGGAAGCGCTGCTGCACACCCGTTCGCGCCCCGGAGCCTGGACTGACTGGGCTGACCTGCAAGGGCTGGACGCTAGCCAGCTGCGCACCGGTCAGGGCTTTGAGCACCTGTATTACCTGCTGGAGGCGGCGCTCTCGGGCCTTGGCGTGGCCATCGCGCCGCAGCTGCTGGTCGCCGACGACATCGCCGCTGGTCGCCTGCTCGCGCCCTGGGGCTTTGTCGAAACCCGCCATCAGCTCGGCCTCTGGGTGCCGGAGCGCCAGCCGCAGGGCCCGGCGCAGCAACTGGCCGACTGGCTTGGCCACGCCCTGCAGCAGGCCGATGCATGA
- the trpB gene encoding tryptophan synthase subunit beta, protein MSHRNYRREADALGQFGQFGGRFVAESLMPLVLQLEQAYNEARAEPTFIAELDQFNAEFVGRPSPLYFAERLTEQHGGAKIFFKREELNHTGAHKINNCIGQALLARRMGKQRIIAETGAGMHGVATATVCARFGLQCVVYMGATDIHRQRDNVARMRLLGAEIVPVTSGTGTLKDAMNEALRDWVTNVDNTFYMIGTVAGPHPYPTLVRDFQAIIGREAHQQMLAREGRLPDSLVACIGGGSNAMGLFHPFLDYPEVQMVGVEAAGHGIDTGKHAASLKGGTPGVLHGNRTYLLQDTDGQIADAHSISAGLDYPGIGPEHAWLHEQGRVEYVAVTDQQALDAFHNCCRTEGIIPALETSHALAEVARRAPTLPKDHLMVVCLSGRGDKDMPTILEAGL, encoded by the coding sequence ATGTCCCATCGTAATTATCGCCGTGAGGCCGACGCGCTCGGGCAGTTCGGCCAGTTTGGCGGCCGCTTTGTGGCCGAGTCGCTGATGCCGCTGGTGCTGCAGCTTGAGCAGGCCTACAACGAGGCCCGCGCCGAGCCCACGTTTATCGCCGAGCTGGATCAGTTCAACGCCGAGTTTGTCGGCCGCCCCAGCCCGCTGTATTTCGCCGAGCGGCTGACCGAGCAGCACGGCGGCGCGAAGATCTTCTTCAAGCGCGAGGAGCTGAACCACACCGGCGCGCACAAGATCAACAACTGCATCGGTCAGGCCCTGCTGGCCCGCCGCATGGGCAAGCAGCGCATCATCGCCGAGACCGGCGCCGGCATGCACGGCGTGGCCACCGCCACCGTGTGTGCGCGCTTCGGCCTGCAGTGCGTGGTCTACATGGGCGCGACCGACATTCACCGCCAGCGCGACAACGTCGCCCGCATGCGCCTGCTGGGCGCCGAGATCGTGCCTGTCACCTCCGGCACCGGCACCCTGAAAGACGCCATGAACGAGGCGCTGCGCGACTGGGTAACCAACGTCGACAACACCTTCTACATGATCGGCACCGTGGCCGGCCCGCACCCCTACCCGACGCTGGTACGCGACTTTCAGGCGATCATCGGCCGTGAGGCGCATCAGCAGATGCTGGCACGCGAAGGCCGCCTGCCCGACAGTCTGGTCGCCTGTATCGGCGGCGGCTCCAACGCCATGGGCCTGTTCCACCCCTTCCTCGATTACCCCGAGGTGCAGATGGTCGGCGTAGAAGCGGCCGGTCACGGCATCGACACCGGCAAGCACGCCGCCAGCCTGAAGGGCGGCACGCCCGGCGTGCTGCACGGCAACCGCACCTACCTGCTGCAGGATACTGACGGCCAGATTGCCGACGCGCACTCGATTTCCGCCGGTCTGGATTATCCCGGCATTGGTCCCGAGCACGCCTGGCTGCACGAGCAGGGCCGCGTCGAATACGTCGCGGTAACCGACCAGCAGGCGCTGGATGCCTTCCACAACTGCTGCCGTACCGAAGGCATCATCCCGGCGTTGGAAACCTCGCACGCGCTGGCCGAAGTGGCCCGCCGCGCACCGACACTGCCAAAAGATCATCTGATGGTGGTCTGCCTGTCCGGCCGGGGTGACAAGGACATGCCGACCATTCTGGAGGCAGGCTTGTGA
- the trpA gene encoding tryptophan synthase subunit alpha, whose protein sequence is MSRLEQRFADCARDNRAALVTYICAGDPDFDTSLELLKGLPAAGADIIELGMPFSDPTADGPTIQAAALRALQGGQNQQRTLELVRAFRTQDQSTPLVLMGYYNPIHRYGGEAFIRDAAAAGVDALLVVDLPPEHDNELGPMARDYGVQMIRLATPTTDAQRLPKVLDRASGFLYYVSHNGVTGVGAADHTAVAQALQGIRAQSAVPICVGFGVRRAEQAAPLAQVADGVVVGSALIEALQQGGVAAALGLTAELAAAMPRQA, encoded by the coding sequence ATGAGCCGTCTCGAACAACGCTTTGCCGACTGCGCCCGCGACAACCGCGCCGCGCTGGTGACCTACATCTGCGCCGGTGACCCGGACTTCGACACCAGTCTGGAACTGCTGAAAGGGCTGCCCGCCGCCGGCGCCGACATCATCGAGCTGGGCATGCCGTTCAGTGACCCGACCGCCGATGGCCCGACCATTCAGGCTGCCGCCCTGCGTGCACTGCAAGGCGGGCAAAACCAGCAGCGCACGCTGGAGCTGGTGCGCGCCTTCCGCACGCAGGATCAGAGCACGCCGCTGGTGCTGATGGGCTACTACAACCCGATTCACCGCTACGGTGGCGAGGCGTTCATTCGTGACGCGGCAGCGGCCGGTGTCGATGCGCTGCTGGTGGTCGATTTGCCGCCGGAGCACGACAACGAACTGGGGCCGATGGCCCGCGATTACGGCGTGCAGATGATCCGCCTGGCGACACCCACCACCGACGCCCAGCGCCTGCCCAAGGTGCTGGATCGCGCCAGCGGCTTTCTCTACTACGTATCGCACAACGGCGTGACCGGCGTGGGTGCGGCAGACCACACCGCAGTGGCGCAGGCACTGCAAGGCATTCGGGCGCAAAGTGCGGTGCCGATCTGCGTCGGCTTCGGCGTACGCCGCGCCGAGCAGGCAGCGCCGCTGGCACAGGTCGCCGATGGGGTGGTGGTGGGGTCAGCGCTGATCGAGGCGCTACAGCAGGGTGGTGTGGCAGCGGCGCTCGGGCTGACTGCCGAGCTGGCCGCTGCCATGCCGCGTCAGGCCTGA
- the aroE gene encoding shikimate dehydrogenase: protein MDRYAVVGNPIEHSKSPLIHAMFAEQTGQQLEYGKLLAPLDNFIGSVRDFLREGRGVNVTVPFKEQAWALVDEHTPAAERAGAVNTILRREDGSLLGDNTDGKGLVRDIEVNAGLSLKGLSVLLVGAGGAARGVIQPLLAAGPQHLCVINRTVSKAEELAALFVDQGPIAAAGLQWLVEPVDLIINATSASLAGELPPIPDSLIKPSHTWCYDMMYGAEETPFNRWARERGAARCIDGLGMLVEQAAEAFTLWRGVRPDTAPVLAALRQA, encoded by the coding sequence ATGGACCGTTACGCCGTTGTCGGCAACCCGATTGAGCACAGCAAGTCGCCGCTGATCCACGCCATGTTCGCCGAGCAGACCGGTCAGCAGCTGGAATACGGCAAGCTGCTGGCGCCGCTCGACAACTTCATCGGCAGCGTGCGTGATTTTCTGCGCGAAGGCCGTGGCGTCAACGTGACTGTGCCGTTCAAGGAGCAGGCCTGGGCGCTGGTGGATGAACACACCCCGGCGGCCGAGCGCGCCGGCGCGGTCAACACCATCCTGCGTCGTGAGGACGGCAGCCTGCTCGGTGACAACACCGACGGCAAGGGGCTGGTACGCGATATCGAAGTGAATGCTGGCTTGTCGCTCAAGGGCTTGAGTGTGCTGCTGGTTGGTGCCGGCGGCGCGGCGCGCGGGGTGATTCAGCCGCTGCTGGCGGCAGGTCCGCAGCACTTGTGCGTCATCAACCGCACGGTCAGCAAGGCAGAAGAATTGGCGGCGCTGTTTGTCGATCAGGGGCCGATTGCCGCTGCCGGCCTGCAATGGCTGGTGGAGCCGGTTGATCTGATCATCAACGCGACGTCGGCGAGCCTGGCCGGTGAACTGCCGCCGATTCCCGACAGCCTGATCAAGCCTAGCCACACCTGGTGCTACGACATGATGTACGGCGCCGAAGAAACGCCGTTCAACCGTTGGGCCCGCGAGCGCGGTGCGGCGCGCTGCATCGATGGCCTCGGCATGCTGGTGGAACAGGCTGCCGAGGCCTTTACCCTGTGGCGCGGCGTCCGTCCGGACACCGCCCCGGTACTGGCCGCGTTGCGTCAGGCCTGA
- the hemF gene encoding oxygen-dependent coproporphyrinogen oxidase — protein sequence MDLQDRICAALAAADGREQFSEDAWERPGGGGGRSRIITDGALLEKGGVGFSHVFGDGMPPSATAHRPELAGRHFQAMGVSLVMHPENPFVPTSHANVRFFIAEKDGADPVWWFGGGFDLTPYYANEQDCVHWHRVARDACAPFGDDVYPRYKKWCDEYFYLKHRGEARGIGGLFFDDLNQWGFERSFAFLRAIGDAYLEAYLPILERRRNSVYTAEQKQFQEFRRGRYVEFNLVYDRGTLFGLQTGGRTESILMSLPPTVRWGYNWQPEPGSPEAELTERYLTPRDWLAGDA from the coding sequence ATGGATCTGCAGGACCGCATCTGCGCGGCCCTGGCCGCGGCCGATGGTCGTGAGCAGTTCAGCGAAGATGCCTGGGAGCGCCCCGGCGGCGGCGGTGGCCGCTCGCGCATCATCACCGACGGCGCCTTGCTGGAAAAGGGCGGCGTGGGCTTCTCCCACGTGTTTGGCGACGGCATGCCGCCGTCCGCTACCGCGCACCGCCCCGAGCTGGCTGGCCGTCACTTCCAGGCCATGGGCGTGTCACTGGTGATGCACCCGGAAAACCCCTTCGTGCCGACCTCGCATGCCAACGTGCGTTTCTTCATTGCCGAGAAAGACGGCGCCGATCCGGTCTGGTGGTTTGGCGGCGGCTTCGACCTGACGCCTTACTACGCCAATGAGCAAGACTGCGTGCACTGGCACCGGGTGGCCCGCGACGCCTGCGCGCCCTTCGGTGACGACGTGTACCCGCGCTACAAAAAATGGTGCGATGAGTACTTCTACCTCAAGCACCGTGGTGAGGCTCGTGGCATCGGTGGCCTGTTCTTCGATGACCTGAACCAGTGGGGTTTCGAGCGCAGCTTTGCCTTCCTGCGCGCCATTGGCGACGCCTACCTTGAGGCCTATCTGCCGATTCTCGAACGCCGCCGCAACAGCGTCTATACGGCTGAGCAGAAGCAGTTCCAGGAATTCCGCCGTGGCCGCTACGTTGAGTTCAACCTGGTCTACGACCGCGGCACCCTGTTCGGTCTGCAGACCGGCGGGCGCACCGAGTCGATCCTGATGTCGCTGCCGCCGACCGTGCGTTGGGGCTACAACTGGCAGCCCGAGCCGGGCAGCCCGGAAGCCGAGCTGACCGAGCGCTACCTCACCCCGCGTGACTGGCTGGCAGGAGACGCCTGA
- a CDS encoding L-threonylcarbamoyladenylate synthase, producing the protein MLANWRITRLNRLLQAGGVVAYPTEGVWGLGCNPWNGSAVERLLDLKQRPVHKGLILIAGEIEQFDFLLWDLPDAQLAKLRLSWPGPNTWLVPHQGRLPEWITGVHDTVALRVTTHPIVRQLCAAAGPLVSTSANPAGRPSARSRLRVEQYFHGELDAVVPGALGGARNPSIIRDLRTEKVIRGV; encoded by the coding sequence ATGCTGGCTAACTGGCGCATTACCCGTCTGAACCGCTTGCTGCAGGCAGGCGGTGTGGTTGCCTATCCGACCGAGGGCGTTTGGGGGCTTGGCTGCAATCCGTGGAACGGCTCGGCGGTAGAGCGCTTGCTCGACCTCAAGCAGCGTCCGGTGCACAAGGGGCTGATTCTGATTGCCGGCGAGATCGAACAGTTCGACTTCCTGCTCTGGGACCTGCCGGACGCCCAACTGGCCAAGCTGCGTCTCTCCTGGCCTGGCCCCAACACCTGGCTGGTGCCGCATCAGGGCCGCCTGCCTGAGTGGATTACCGGCGTGCACGACACCGTGGCGCTGCGGGTAACCACGCACCCCATTGTGCGGCAGCTGTGCGCGGCGGCCGGGCCGCTGGTGTCGACCTCGGCCAATCCGGCCGGTCGCCCTTCGGCGCGCTCGCGGTTGCGGGTGGAGCAGTATTTTCACGGTGAACTGGATGCGGTGGTGCCAGGCGCGTTGGGTGGCGCGCGTAATCCCAGTATCATTCGTGACCTGCGCACTGAAAAAGTCATACGCGGCGTTTGA
- the dprA gene encoding DNA-processing protein DprA gives MTHDLSAERQAWLVLTLLDGAGPRFFQRLRAHALSPSDLLTARPQTLAALQLAPSILADLTRWQRGDAELHQRLQRALDWQQQDGCRLLFVDEPAYPPLLAAISDPPPVLFVRGSVQALHDPQIAMVGTRHPSALGADTARRFARDFTASGLTVTSGMAMGVDGACHQGALEAGGQTVAVWGTGLDNCYPRRHRKLAEAIVEHGGALVSELWPDAGPHPSQFPRRNRIISGLSLGTLVVEASLNSGSLITARLALEHNREVFAMPGSIHNVQARGCHRLLREGACLVEQVQDVFDALRLPLTAVLDESQPAEQSAPDTPLWRWLGTDPVSPDWLAQQSGLGVSEVLQQLLELELDGRVLAAPAGYCRRQP, from the coding sequence ATGACGCACGACCTGTCCGCCGAGCGGCAGGCCTGGTTGGTGCTGACGCTGCTCGACGGCGCCGGCCCTCGCTTTTTCCAGCGCTTGCGCGCCCACGCTCTCTCCCCCTCCGATCTCCTGACGGCCCGTCCCCAGACGCTGGCTGCCTTGCAGCTTGCGCCCTCGATTCTTGCCGACTTGACCCGCTGGCAGCGCGGCGACGCCGAGCTGCACCAGCGCCTGCAGCGGGCGCTGGACTGGCAGCAGCAGGACGGCTGCCGGCTGCTATTTGTCGATGAGCCCGCGTATCCGCCGCTGCTGGCTGCGATCAGTGATCCGCCGCCGGTATTGTTTGTTCGTGGCAGCGTGCAGGCGCTGCATGATCCGCAGATCGCCATGGTCGGTACCCGTCATCCCAGCGCGCTCGGAGCCGACACGGCTCGCCGCTTTGCCCGTGATTTCACCGCCAGCGGTCTGACCGTCACCAGCGGTATGGCGATGGGCGTGGACGGTGCCTGTCATCAGGGCGCGCTGGAGGCTGGCGGGCAGACAGTGGCGGTCTGGGGCACCGGGCTGGATAACTGCTATCCACGCCGTCATCGGAAGCTGGCAGAGGCGATTGTCGAGCACGGCGGCGCGCTGGTGTCCGAGTTGTGGCCTGACGCCGGCCCGCATCCGTCGCAGTTTCCGCGTCGTAACCGCATCATCAGCGGCTTGAGCCTGGGTACGCTGGTGGTCGAGGCCAGCCTCAACAGCGGCTCACTGATTACCGCACGGCTGGCGCTGGAGCACAACCGCGAGGTGTTCGCCATGCCCGGCTCGATCCACAACGTACAGGCCCGTGGCTGCCATCGCCTGCTGCGCGAGGGCGCCTGCCTGGTCGAGCAGGTGCAGGATGTGTTCGACGCCCTGCGGCTACCGTTGACGGCAGTGCTGGACGAGTCTCAGCCGGCTGAACAGAGCGCCCCGGATACCCCGCTCTGGCGCTGGCTGGGTACTGACCCGGTCAGTCCGGACTGGCTGGCGCAGCAGTCTGGGCTGGGCGTGTCCGAGGTGCTGCAGCAACTGCTCGAGCTGGAGTTGGACGGCCGGGTGCTGGCTGCACCGGCCGGCTATTGTCGTCGCCAGCCTTGA